A genomic region of Rickettsiales bacterium contains the following coding sequences:
- the ychF gene encoding redox-regulated ATPase YchF: protein MGFNCGIVGLPNVGKSTLFNALLQTAQAEAANYPFCTIEPNVGRVAVPDPRLDALAEIVKPQAVLPTHLEFVDIAGLVKGASQGEGLGNQFLGHIRGVDAIGFVLRCFEDDDITHVEGSVDPIRDAEIIETELVLADLESIEKRTYALEKRARGQDKEAKALLPIVQKMHEHLAEGNPARLLIPTDADDLKLFHSLQLLTAKPILYIANVEEEAAANGNAHSAKVEEYAKQHNAPCILISAAIEAELSSLDSEEEKLEFLADLGLAESGLAKIIRSGYALLAQQTFFTAGVKEVRAWTVRTGATAPNAAGVIHTDFERGFIRAEVTAYDDYIACKGEQGAKEAGKLRLEGKEYVLADGDVVHFRFNV from the coding sequence ATGGGATTTAATTGTGGAATTGTTGGCCTACCGAATGTAGGCAAATCAACTTTATTTAACGCGTTATTGCAGACGGCTCAGGCCGAGGCTGCGAATTATCCATTCTGTACGATCGAGCCGAATGTTGGCCGTGTGGCCGTGCCGGACCCGCGTCTTGATGCGCTGGCCGAAATCGTGAAGCCGCAAGCCGTGCTGCCGACCCACCTTGAATTTGTCGATATTGCTGGCCTCGTCAAAGGCGCGAGTCAAGGCGAGGGCTTGGGCAATCAGTTCCTCGGGCATATTCGTGGTGTCGATGCGATTGGCTTTGTGCTGCGCTGCTTCGAAGATGATGATATCACGCATGTCGAAGGCTCGGTTGATCCGATCCGCGATGCTGAGATCATCGAAACAGAGCTGGTGCTCGCCGATTTAGAGTCGATTGAGAAACGCACTTATGCGTTGGAAAAACGTGCGCGAGGCCAAGATAAAGAGGCTAAAGCGCTGCTGCCGATCGTGCAGAAAATGCATGAACATCTAGCTGAGGGTAACCCGGCGCGCTTGCTTATTCCCACGGATGCGGATGATCTAAAACTCTTCCATAGTTTGCAGCTTCTCACCGCTAAGCCGATTCTTTATATCGCCAATGTGGAAGAAGAGGCCGCCGCGAACGGTAATGCGCATTCTGCCAAGGTCGAAGAATATGCCAAGCAGCATAACGCGCCGTGTATCCTCATTTCTGCCGCGATTGAGGCGGAGCTCTCCAGTCTTGATTCGGAAGAGGAAAAACTAGAATTTCTGGCCGATTTAGGGCTAGCGGAATCCGGCCTTGCGAAAATTATTCGTTCAGGTTACGCGCTGCTGGCACAGCAAACCTTCTTTACGGCAGGCGTGAAAGAAGTGCGTGCTTGGACGGTGAGAACCGGTGCGACGGCGCCTAACGCTGCCGGCGTTATCCATACCGATTTTGAGCGCGGATTTATCCGCGCCGAAGTCACTGCTTATGACGATTATATCGCCTGTAAGGGCGAACAAGGTGCCAAAGAAGCGGGTAAGCTCCGCCTAGAGGGCAAAGAGTATGTCTTAGCCGATGGCGACGTCGTGCATTTCAGGTTCAACGTTTAG
- the cysC gene encoding adenylyl-sulfate kinase: protein MTQAALVETPELATQREQMKIVIVGHVDHGKSSLIGRLFYETGSLEEGKYEAILASSEKRGMPFEWSFLLDALQAERDQGITIDTTQIWFKTQARDYVIIDAPGHKEFLKNMISGAASADAAILLIDAKEGVQEQSKRHGYLLHLLGIRQIAVAVNKMDLVDYSQARFEEIKTEYTAYLRSVGVEPTVFIPISAREGDNIADTSSAMAWDEKTTILHALDNFTPTKPLTGLPLRFPIQDVYKFDERRILAGRIESGSLKVGDEVLFSPSNKTSTITSLEQWPDDVENKPTTAQAGQSVGVTLQHPLFLERGEIISHVNDAPLLSNFFSANIVWLGDNPLQKGKRYKIKLGTAEFDAELRTIDRVLSTDDLSFGAAEEIPRHGVGEVTFRLRGMAALDDHTNNARAGRFVIVEGYDVVGGGIITLDGINDQRVAQTERKSQNITKVEHQVTLDQRSMMNGHLPGILWFTGLSGSGKSTLAQTLQEELFAKGYQVMVLDGDNIRHGLNRDLGFSADDRSENIRRVGEVAALFAKAGFIVITAFISPYIEDRRRARNAAPEHFHTVYIEADIETCEGRDVKGLYAKARAGEIKNFTGIDDPFEPPEHFDIALKTADLSVEESTEKLMHYVEENFVSPLNKPRHGDGGGI, encoded by the coding sequence ATGACCCAAGCTGCTTTAGTTGAAACTCCCGAGCTCGCCACACAGCGCGAGCAAATGAAGATTGTTATCGTGGGGCATGTCGATCACGGTAAGAGCTCGCTGATTGGGCGTTTGTTTTATGAAACGGGCAGTCTTGAAGAGGGCAAATATGAGGCAATTCTTGCGAGCAGTGAGAAGCGCGGTATGCCGTTTGAATGGTCGTTTCTGCTGGATGCTCTGCAAGCTGAGCGTGATCAGGGTATCACGATTGATACGACGCAAATCTGGTTTAAAACGCAGGCGCGTGACTATGTGATCATCGATGCGCCGGGGCATAAAGAGTTTCTGAAAAACATGATCTCCGGTGCGGCTTCGGCGGATGCAGCGATTTTGTTGATTGATGCCAAAGAAGGCGTGCAGGAACAATCGAAACGCCATGGTTATTTATTGCATCTTTTGGGGATTCGCCAAATTGCGGTGGCCGTTAATAAAATGGATCTAGTCGATTATTCTCAAGCCCGCTTTGAGGAGATTAAAACTGAATATACCGCCTATCTAAGATCGGTGGGGGTTGAGCCGACCGTATTTATTCCGATCTCCGCACGCGAAGGCGATAATATCGCTGACACGAGCAGCGCCATGGCATGGGATGAGAAGACGACCATCTTGCACGCATTGGATAACTTTACGCCCACCAAACCGCTAACGGGCTTGCCGTTACGCTTCCCGATTCAGGATGTTTATAAATTCGATGAGCGCCGTATTCTTGCAGGACGTATTGAATCAGGCAGTTTGAAAGTGGGCGATGAAGTGCTCTTCTCGCCATCGAATAAAACCAGCACCATTACTTCGCTCGAGCAATGGCCGGACGATGTAGAAAATAAACCTACCACGGCACAGGCCGGGCAGTCGGTCGGTGTCACTTTGCAGCACCCGCTCTTTTTGGAGCGTGGTGAGATTATCAGCCATGTGAATGATGCGCCACTGCTGTCCAATTTCTTTTCGGCGAATATTGTCTGGCTGGGCGATAACCCGCTGCAAAAAGGCAAACGCTATAAAATTAAACTCGGCACCGCAGAATTTGATGCAGAATTGCGCACTATTGACCGCGTATTAAGCACGGATGATTTATCGTTTGGTGCCGCTGAAGAAATACCTCGCCACGGGGTAGGGGAAGTGACCTTCCGTCTACGCGGAATGGCGGCGTTGGATGACCATACGAATAACGCGCGTGCGGGGCGTTTTGTGATTGTGGAAGGTTATGATGTGGTCGGCGGGGGTATCATCACGCTGGACGGAATCAATGACCAACGCGTGGCGCAAACCGAACGAAAATCGCAAAATATCACCAAGGTGGAGCATCAAGTCACGCTCGATCAGCGTAGTATGATGAACGGCCACCTGCCAGGTATTCTATGGTTTACGGGCCTATCGGGTTCAGGTAAATCCACCCTCGCGCAAACGCTGCAAGAAGAGCTATTCGCTAAAGGCTATCAGGTGATGGTGTTAGATGGCGATAATATCCGCCACGGCCTCAACCGTGATTTGGGCTTTAGTGCGGATGATCGCTCGGAAAATATTCGCCGTGTGGGCGAGGTAGCTGCATTGTTTGCTAAAGCTGGCTTTATCGTGATTACCGCCTTTATTTCACCTTATATTGAAGATCGCCGCCGCGCACGTAATGCCGCGCCCGAGCATTTCCATACGGTTTATATCGAAGCGGATATTGAGACTTGCGAAGGTCGTGATGTCAAAGGCCTCTACGCTAAAGCGCGCGCAGGTGAGATCAAAAACTTCACCGGCATCGATGACCCATTCGAGCCGCCCGAGCATTTCGATATCGCGCTTAAAACGGCGGATCTATCCGTTGAAGAATCGACCGAGAAGCTTATGCATTATGTAGAAGAGAATTTCGTATCACCGCTTAATAAACCACGCCACGGCGACGGTGGTGGGATTTAA
- a CDS encoding CoA transferase subunit A, translated as MVHIYENAQDALAGLLRDGITMMSGGFGLCGIAENSILAIEASGVKNLTIISNNCGVDDFGLGFLLRKKQIRKMISSYVGENKEFERQYLSGELELEFNPQGTLAERIRAGGAGIPAFYTKTGVGTIVAEGKETRKFDGDTYVMERALKADLAIVKAWKADTAGNLVFRKTARNFNPLMAQAAMVTVVEVEEIVEVGMLGADEIHTPSIYVDRVFKGTKFEKRIEFRTVTPPQPVPAA; from the coding sequence ATGGTTCATATTTACGAAAATGCGCAAGACGCACTCGCTGGTTTACTAAGAGACGGAATTACGATGATGTCAGGCGGATTTGGCCTGTGCGGCATCGCGGAAAACTCGATTCTGGCGATTGAAGCCAGTGGGGTGAAAAATCTTACCATCATTAGTAATAATTGTGGGGTCGATGATTTTGGTCTTGGGTTTTTGCTACGTAAAAAACAGATTCGCAAGATGATCTCCTCCTATGTAGGCGAGAATAAAGAATTTGAGCGTCAATATTTGAGCGGTGAATTAGAGTTGGAATTTAATCCGCAAGGCACCTTGGCTGAACGTATTCGTGCAGGCGGCGCAGGGATTCCTGCTTTTTATACCAAAACGGGTGTGGGTACGATCGTGGCTGAAGGTAAGGAAACTCGAAAATTTGACGGCGATACTTATGTGATGGAGCGTGCGTTGAAGGCCGATTTAGCGATCGTCAAAGCATGGAAAGCGGATACGGCGGGTAACCTAGTATTCCGCAAAACTGCACGTAACTTTAATCCTTTGATGGCGCAAGCCGCAATGGTCACCGTGGTTGAAGTCGAGGAGATTGTCGAAGTCGGTATGTTAGGCGCAGATGAGATCCACACACCAAGCATCTATGTCGATAGAGTGTTCAAAGGCACAAAGTTTGAGAAACGAATCGAATTTAGAACGGTCACCCCGCCGCAGCCTGTGCCAGCGGCTTAA
- a CDS encoding DUF2336 domain-containing protein: protein MDNSGYTPFFGKQTLKDLRSSDKSAKQAVVDKLAQAYQNNFFNRQEQQLADEIFRALVKDSDENIRQQLSDILKNNLLLPHDIVMALATDISDAVATPILENSYLLSEDDLTALINDTVSSPRLEAIARREALSAKVSSALLYKKLPQVMAMLFQNNGVQLDEEVVIKTLEAVPPSEDLMALVAQRREIGSISQQKLKVLAVKAGFTRFSQSLTEEELEPEDLVEAARLYSLLGMTIEQVKGEGMAQLVHQLGQEGRLSISLLLRSLCIGELALVEHALAQMAGVPVSNARILLRDKGGRGIAALYKASKMPIIYTNIFVELIRLLLTDTTLKSLHPRLLQNHLLIAIAEDESAEAIEFTTAIIKRATQDLENAEEQFGTNKPLAGGELPSY, encoded by the coding sequence ATGGATAATAGCGGCTATACTCCCTTCTTTGGCAAACAAACTCTGAAAGATTTACGCAGCAGCGATAAATCGGCCAAGCAGGCTGTCGTGGATAAACTCGCTCAAGCCTACCAAAATAACTTCTTCAACCGTCAAGAACAGCAGTTGGCCGATGAAATATTCCGCGCACTGGTCAAAGATTCTGACGAGAACATTCGCCAACAACTTTCCGATATCCTAAAAAATAACTTACTGCTTCCGCATGATATTGTGATGGCCCTCGCGACCGATATTTCAGATGCAGTCGCCACGCCCATACTAGAAAACTCCTACCTCCTGTCAGAAGATGACCTCACCGCGCTCATTAATGATACGGTAAGTTCCCCGCGACTGGAGGCGATTGCCCGACGTGAAGCACTCTCAGCAAAAGTTTCTTCCGCCTTGCTCTATAAAAAGTTACCTCAGGTAATGGCGATGTTGTTTCAAAATAATGGCGTACAATTAGACGAAGAAGTCGTCATTAAAACGCTCGAAGCCGTACCTCCTTCCGAAGACCTAATGGCACTGGTGGCACAACGCCGCGAAATTGGCAGCATTAGCCAGCAGAAATTGAAAGTGTTGGCGGTCAAAGCGGGCTTCACACGCTTCTCCCAATCCCTGACGGAAGAAGAATTAGAACCTGAAGACTTGGTCGAAGCCGCGCGCCTTTATTCGCTGCTCGGTATGACGATAGAGCAAGTCAAAGGCGAGGGCATGGCGCAGCTGGTCCATCAACTCGGCCAAGAGGGACGCTTAAGCATCTCCCTGCTACTACGATCCCTGTGTATTGGCGAGTTAGCCTTAGTCGAACATGCACTCGCACAAATGGCGGGAGTACCGGTTAGCAATGCCCGTATCCTCTTGCGCGATAAAGGCGGACGCGGAATTGCCGCACTCTATAAAGCCAGTAAGATGCCGATTATTTACACGAATATTTTTGTCGAACTCATCCGCTTATTGCTGACGGATACGACACTTAAATCCCTGCATCCTCGCCTACTACAAAACCACCTACTCATCGCCATTGCAGAAGATGAAAGTGCCGAAGCAATCGAATTCACCACCGCCATCATCAAACGCGCCACTCAAGATTTAGAAAATGCAGAAGAACAATTCGGCACCAACAAGCCTCTAGCCGGCGGCGAGCTACCTAGTTATTAA
- a CDS encoding UbiD family decarboxylase translates to MAYDSLRDFLKTLEKQGELVRVTEPVSTHLEMTEIGTRLIAEGGPAVLFENVIHEPHFSEESSPSEPSVRETARHVSDSSRNSGRNHQVLINLFGTVKRVAMGMNQTPETMRKFGEELAYLRQPTPPDSLRGAVDLFPIAKKALNMKPKVVKKAACQQVVLKGDDIDLSQLPIQGCWPNEPAPLITWPLIVTQGPSKKGEDAFNLGIYRMQVTGKDTTLMRWLKHRGGAQHHKRWKDQKREPLPAAAVIGADPGTTLAAVCPVPDNLSEYQFAGLLRGKPVELVDCKTIPLKVPANAEIVIEGHVSLEDYGDEGPYGDHTGYYNSVESFPVFTVSAITMRKDAIYHSTYTGKPPDEPAILGEALNELFIPLIQQQFPEIVDFWLPPEGCSYRVAVVSIKKAYAGHGRRIMMAVWSYLRQFIYTKFVIVVDADINCRDWKEVIWAMSTRMDPVRDTMLVENTPIDYLDFASPVSGLGGKMGLDATNKWEGETTREWGEEIFMDEDVIQKVDKNWKIYGLPGEGKKIWK, encoded by the coding sequence ATGGCTTACGATAGTTTACGCGACTTTCTCAAAACCCTCGAAAAACAGGGTGAATTAGTGCGCGTGACCGAGCCTGTTTCCACCCATTTAGAGATGACCGAAATCGGCACTCGCCTTATCGCAGAAGGCGGTCCGGCGGTATTATTCGAGAATGTCATTCACGAACCTCACTTTAGCGAGGAAAGTAGTCCGAGCGAGCCATCAGTCCGCGAAACGGCACGCCATGTGAGCGACAGTAGTCGCAATAGCGGGCGCAATCATCAAGTCCTCATCAACCTGTTCGGCACCGTCAAACGCGTCGCTATGGGCATGAACCAAACGCCCGAAACGATGCGTAAATTCGGCGAAGAACTGGCTTATCTACGCCAGCCTACCCCGCCCGATAGTTTGCGTGGCGCAGTTGATCTTTTCCCCATCGCTAAAAAAGCGCTAAACATGAAACCGAAGGTGGTCAAAAAAGCTGCCTGCCAACAAGTGGTGCTTAAAGGCGATGATATTGACTTAAGCCAACTGCCCATCCAAGGTTGTTGGCCCAACGAACCTGCCCCCCTTATCACCTGGCCGCTGATCGTCACGCAAGGTCCGTCTAAAAAGGGGGAAGATGCCTTTAATCTCGGCATTTACCGCATGCAGGTGACCGGTAAAGATACCACCCTTATGCGCTGGCTGAAACATCGTGGCGGCGCGCAACATCACAAACGCTGGAAAGATCAAAAGCGCGAACCTCTGCCCGCAGCAGCCGTCATTGGCGCGGATCCCGGCACCACACTCGCCGCTGTCTGCCCCGTACCGGATAACCTATCGGAATATCAATTTGCCGGCTTACTTCGCGGCAAACCCGTTGAGCTGGTCGATTGCAAAACCATCCCGCTAAAAGTCCCGGCCAATGCCGAAATCGTCATTGAAGGCCATGTCAGCCTCGAGGACTATGGCGATGAAGGCCCTTATGGCGACCATACCGGCTATTATAACAGCGTCGAATCCTTCCCCGTCTTCACCGTCTCCGCCATTACCATGCGCAAAGATGCGATCTATCACAGCACCTATACTGGCAAACCGCCGGATGAACCTGCCATCCTTGGCGAGGCACTGAACGAGCTTTTCATTCCGCTGATCCAACAACAATTCCCTGAGATTGTCGATTTCTGGTTACCGCCGGAAGGCTGCAGCTACCGCGTCGCCGTCGTTAGCATCAAGAAAGCTTATGCCGGCCATGGCCGCCGCATCATGATGGCCGTATGGAGCTACTTGCGCCAATTTATCTATACGAAATTCGTCATCGTAGTGGACGCCGATATCAATTGCCGCGATTGGAAAGAAGTGATCTGGGCGATGTCTACCCGCATGGACCCGGTCCGCGATACGATGCTCGTTGAAAACACCCCGATCGACTACCTAGATTTTGCCTCCCCCGTCTCCGGCCTCGGCGGGAAAATGGGCCTGGACGCCACCAACAAGTGGGAAGGCGAAACCACCCGCGAATGGGGCGAAGAAATCTTCATGGACGAAGACGTGATCCAAAAAGTGGATAAAAACTGGAAGATATACGGCCTACCCGGCGAAGGCAAAAAGATCTGGAAGTAA
- the ilvN gene encoding acetolactate synthase small subunit: MSDIVYSIVTDKALPERRIIAVLVENEFGVLARVVGLFSGRGYNIDSLTVAEVDEARNISRITVVVTGSEKKITQIKSLLDRMVPVLAVHDLSIEGPHVERELALMKITGEGQNRVEALRLADIFRASVVDSTTESFVFEMTGASAKIDAFLDLMRPLGLVETSRTGVVAIARGKEGIIEGRRLVTELRQ; this comes from the coding sequence ATGTCTGATATTGTTTATAGTATAGTTACCGATAAAGCCTTACCGGAACGCCGAATTATTGCCGTACTCGTTGAAAATGAGTTTGGGGTGCTTGCGCGCGTGGTCGGATTGTTCTCGGGCCGTGGTTATAATATTGATTCACTCACCGTGGCTGAGGTGGATGAGGCGCGTAATATCTCGCGTATTACCGTGGTCGTGACAGGTTCGGAAAAGAAAATTACACAGATTAAGTCATTGCTTGATCGTATGGTGCCGGTGTTGGCCGTGCATGATCTTTCGATCGAAGGGCCGCATGTAGAGCGTGAACTCGCCTTGATGAAAATCACCGGTGAGGGGCAAAACCGCGTTGAAGCGCTGCGTTTGGCCGATATTTTCCGCGCGAGTGTGGTGGATTCTACGACGGAATCTTTTGTATTTGAAATGACCGGCGCTTCGGCCAAGATTGATGCATTTCTTGATCTAATGCGTCCCTTAGGCTTGGTCGAAACCTCGCGCACGGGGGTGGTGGCAATCGCCCGGGGTAAAGAGGGTATCATCGAAGGTCGCCGTCTCGTGACTGAACTGCGCCAGTAG
- the thrC gene encoding threonine synthase has translation MPIIYQSTRGQSPELSFKEVVLAGLAPDGGLYVPKTLPHFSKEKIASWKGLDYPSLAAEILAPFCDDIDIKRLTQAAYSTFRHEETAPLTKLAEGHYLLELFHGPTLAFKDFALQLLGHLFDELLAEKGEHATILGATSGDTGSAAIAGCRGRKNMDIYILHPKGRVSDVQRRQMTTVLDSNVHNIAVEGSFDDCQRIVKELFTDAEFRQKQRLTAVNSINWARIMAQIVYYFYASLKLGGPEQAVSFSVPTGNFGDIYAGYLAKRMGLPVDTLMIASNRNDILTRCFETGEYKVDGATPSLSPSMDIQISSNFERLLFEYVDADAEALRQMMADLKETGSFTLPQAAHQRLQANFKAARVDDAQTLAEIQEIYEKTGEILDPHSAVGTKSAVKVQKPGIPMVTLATAHPAKFPDAVKEAIALTPDLPPHMADLYEKEERMVILSAKSHEIKHFIENSA, from the coding sequence ATGCCTATCATTTATCAATCGACGCGTGGGCAATCGCCTGAACTTTCATTTAAAGAAGTCGTACTTGCGGGGCTTGCGCCGGATGGCGGGCTTTATGTGCCGAAAACGTTGCCGCATTTCTCGAAAGAGAAAATTGCGAGTTGGAAAGGCTTGGATTATCCAAGCCTAGCCGCAGAGATTCTCGCGCCCTTCTGCGATGATATTGATATTAAGCGTCTGACCCAAGCGGCTTACAGCACGTTCCGCCACGAAGAGACGGCGCCTTTGACAAAGCTGGCGGAGGGGCATTATCTGTTGGAGCTGTTCCATGGCCCGACCCTGGCGTTTAAAGATTTTGCGCTACAGCTTTTGGGGCATTTATTTGACGAATTACTCGCGGAAAAAGGTGAGCATGCGACGATTTTGGGTGCCACTTCGGGCGATACGGGATCGGCGGCGATTGCCGGTTGTCGGGGGCGTAAGAATATGGATATTTATATCCTGCACCCTAAAGGCCGCGTGTCAGATGTGCAGCGCCGCCAGATGACGACGGTATTGGATAGCAATGTGCATAATATCGCAGTGGAAGGCAGTTTCGATGATTGCCAGCGGATCGTCAAAGAGTTGTTTACCGATGCAGAATTTCGTCAAAAGCAGCGCTTAACGGCGGTGAATTCGATCAATTGGGCGCGAATTATGGCGCAGATCGTATATTACTTTTACGCCTCGCTAAAATTAGGCGGGCCTGAGCAAGCGGTGAGTTTCTCTGTTCCGACCGGGAATTTTGGTGATATTTATGCGGGCTATCTCGCCAAGCGTATGGGGCTGCCGGTGGATACGCTGATGATTGCCTCAAACCGCAATGATATTCTCACACGCTGCTTTGAGACCGGCGAATATAAGGTCGATGGAGCCACTCCAAGCCTGAGCCCAAGTATGGATATTCAAATTTCCAGCAATTTTGAACGTTTATTGTTCGAATATGTGGATGCCGATGCGGAGGCGCTTCGCCAAATGATGGCTGATTTAAAGGAAACGGGCAGCTTTACGTTACCGCAAGCGGCGCATCAGCGCTTACAGGCTAATTTTAAGGCCGCCCGCGTGGATGACGCGCAAACCTTGGCTGAAATTCAAGAGATTTATGAGAAAACTGGCGAAATTCTCGATCCGCATAGTGCGGTGGGCACCAAATCAGCCGTAAAAGTACAGAAACCGGGCATTCCCATGGTGACTCTGGCAACGGCACACCCGGCTAAGTTCCCCGATGCGGTTAAGGAAGCCATCGCACTAACGCCTGATTTACCGCCTCATATGGCTGATCTCTACGAAAAAGAGGAGCGAATGGTGATTCTGAGCGCTAAATCACACGAAATAAAGCATTTTATTGAAAATTCTGCCTAA
- the tdh gene encoding L-threonine 3-dehydrogenase translates to MKMKALVKKDSCEGIWLQEVEKPTPAAHEVLIRTHYTGICGTDIHIYNWDEWAQKTIPVPMTIGHEFVGEIVEMGSQVKGFEMGQIVSAEGHIVCGRCRMCYAGKRHLCRNTVGIGVHRDGAMAEFVTVPQENLWKTLPEIPAEHYAIFDPYGNAVHTAASFDLLGEDVLITGAGPIGCMAVAIAKHSGARKVIITDVNEYRLDLARKMGATQAVNVTKKTLDEVMAEEGMTEGFDVGLEMSGNPSAFADMIRTVRNGAKIALLGILPPDTSIAWDEVAFKGLEIKGIYGREMFETWYKMQAMLQTGLDIAPVLTHRFHYNDFQEAFDIMRSGQSGKIVLDWRG, encoded by the coding sequence ATGAAAATGAAGGCATTGGTTAAGAAAGATTCCTGCGAGGGGATTTGGTTGCAAGAGGTGGAGAAACCCACTCCTGCTGCGCATGAAGTTTTAATCCGCACCCATTATACGGGGATTTGCGGTACAGATATTCATATTTATAATTGGGATGAATGGGCGCAAAAGACCATTCCTGTGCCCATGACGATCGGCCATGAATTTGTCGGCGAGATTGTCGAAATGGGCAGTCAGGTTAAGGGCTTTGAGATGGGTCAAATCGTTAGCGCTGAAGGGCACATTGTCTGCGGACGTTGCCGGATGTGCTATGCGGGCAAGCGCCATCTGTGCCGTAATACGGTGGGGATCGGGGTGCACCGCGATGGTGCAATGGCGGAATTTGTGACCGTGCCGCAGGAGAATTTATGGAAAACACTGCCAGAAATTCCTGCCGAACATTATGCGATTTTTGATCCTTACGGAAATGCGGTGCATACGGCCGCAAGCTTCGACCTGCTGGGCGAGGATGTGTTGATTACCGGCGCAGGGCCGATTGGCTGCATGGCGGTGGCGATTGCGAAACATTCAGGCGCACGCAAAGTGATTATTACCGATGTGAATGAGTACCGCCTTGATCTCGCGCGTAAGATGGGCGCAACGCAGGCCGTGAATGTGACGAAGAAAACCCTCGATGAAGTGATGGCAGAGGAAGGCATGACGGAAGGCTTTGATGTTGGCTTGGAAATGTCCGGTAATCCTTCTGCCTTTGCCGATATGATCCGCACCGTGCGTAACGGTGCTAAGATTGCGCTGCTGGGTATCCTACCGCCAGATACTTCAATCGCGTGGGATGAGGTGGCCTTTAAAGGGCTGGAAATTAAAGGCATCTACGGTCGTGAGATGTTTGAGACCTGGTATAAGATGCAAGCAATGTTGCAAACCGGGCTGGATATCGCGCCCGTGCTGACGCATCGTTTCCACTATAATGACTTCCAAGAGGCATTTGATATCATGCGTAGTGGTCAGAGCGGTAAGATTGTACTTGATTGGCGCGGTTAA
- a CDS encoding NAD(P)/FAD-dependent oxidoreductase: MIKHETDICIIGAGPVGLFAIFEAGMLKMRTHVVDTLDMIGGQCAALYPEKPIYDIAAHASITGQGLTDELAKQAEPFDPVYHLGQQVVKVDKQGEGFVVETSKGTQISCKGIIIAAGAGAFGPNRPPLEGLEAYEGSSVFYMVAKREEFRDKRIVIAGGGDSAVDWALSLADLAEHIYFVHRRPKFRAAPDSVEKLHALAEAGKIELVVPYQLDSLQGDNGQLTGVGVKTLAGETRMLEADTMLPFFGLSMNLGPIAEWGLNLNMSHIEVQDPTTLATNVEGIHAIGDIVTYPNKLKLIACGFSEAAMACHALYKRVHPDVALHFEYSTSKGVPA; the protein is encoded by the coding sequence ATGATAAAACATGAAACAGATATTTGTATTATTGGTGCGGGGCCGGTTGGGCTTTTTGCCATTTTTGAAGCGGGCATGTTGAAGATGCGTACCCATGTGGTCGATACGCTGGATATGATTGGCGGGCAATGTGCCGCGCTCTATCCAGAAAAACCGATTTACGATATTGCGGCGCACGCCTCCATCACCGGCCAAGGTCTGACGGATGAGTTGGCGAAACAAGCCGAGCCGTTTGATCCGGTTTATCATCTGGGCCAGCAAGTGGTGAAGGTGGATAAACAAGGCGAGGGCTTTGTGGTTGAAACCTCCAAAGGCACGCAAATTAGCTGTAAGGGCATTATTATTGCGGCAGGCGCAGGCGCCTTTGGCCCGAACCGTCCGCCCCTCGAAGGGCTGGAAGCTTACGAGGGTAGTAGCGTGTTTTACATGGTCGCCAAGCGCGAAGAGTTTCGTGATAAGCGTATTGTAATTGCGGGTGGGGGAGACTCTGCGGTGGATTGGGCCTTGTCGCTGGCGGATTTGGCCGAGCATATTTATTTTGTACATCGCCGTCCAAAATTCCGTGCTGCGCCGGATTCGGTTGAAAAACTGCATGCGTTGGCAGAGGCTGGTAAGATCGAATTGGTGGTGCCGTATCAGTTAGATTCTCTGCAAGGTGATAATGGGCAACTTACCGGAGTTGGCGTGAAGACACTGGCCGGTGAAACACGGATGTTGGAGGCGGATACGATGCTGCCATTCTTTGGCCTATCGATGAATTTAGGGCCGATTGCTGAATGGGGTTTGAACCTGAATATGAGCCATATTGAAGTGCAGGATCCAACGACTCTGGCGACCAATGTCGAGGGTATCCACGCGATTGGTGATATTGTGACTTATCCGAATAAATTAAAATTGATTGCCTGCGGCTTCTCTGAAGCGGCGATGGCCTGCCATGCGCTCTATAAGCGGGTGCATCCCGATGTGGCCCTGCATTTCGAATATTCGACCAGCAAGGGCGTGCCTGCATAA